A stretch of the Chlorobiota bacterium genome encodes the following:
- a CDS encoding DUF1501 domain-containing protein: MKRRNFIQRLASTGIVLPIALGMPKLRAFAAAPEGSPFMKISGSNNDNIMILIRLAGGNDGLNTIIPYKDSNYYNLRSSDSVAIAESEVIKLPDSTTLGMHPSFKPLLDLYKEGKMSIIENVAYPNQVLSHFRSTDIWLSASDYNIFENTGWYGKYLEEVHPDYPNVMPKDPFAIEFGQYLSTTCIGVNGNMGVAIQDTSYIPGQPDVTDTIAKTHAGDEEEYVRSIIQQSNVFLNSISDASKKVTANKVTYPTGSQLGASLASVVRLIASGMKTSMYIVNVGGYDTHSDQIQRHEVLLDDLAGCVLALQRDLEAFGLDKKVCAMTISEFGRRPASNGGGSDHGSAAPQFVFGTGVIGGIIGREPNLTDLDENKNIKMQYDFRQIYSSVLGQWYGASESQIQPKPLPRHFDQLPIFEKTTTGVSVKDALAQGVNLGQNFPNPSSNGTIVPFDGIVNGIDATFVLNTMDGKVVFVSQLQPGQTSYKIDTKGLDAGNYIYSIKSGNITKSKVMTVVK, translated from the coding sequence ATGAAACGTAGAAATTTTATTCAAAGACTTGCTTCAACTGGAATTGTACTTCCAATTGCTTTAGGTATGCCGAAACTACGAGCATTTGCAGCTGCTCCAGAAGGCTCACCCTTTATGAAAATATCTGGATCTAATAATGATAATATAATGATACTTATTAGGCTTGCCGGTGGTAATGATGGATTAAATACAATTATTCCTTATAAAGATAGTAATTACTATAATTTACGTTCTTCAGATTCTGTTGCTATTGCTGAATCTGAGGTTATTAAATTACCTGATTCAACTACTCTGGGTATGCACCCTTCATTTAAGCCATTACTGGATTTGTATAAAGAAGGTAAAATGTCAATAATTGAAAATGTTGCTTATCCAAATCAAGTTTTATCTCATTTCAGATCTACTGATATTTGGCTATCAGCTAGCGACTACAATATCTTTGAAAATACTGGATGGTATGGAAAATATCTTGAAGAAGTTCATCCAGATTATCCGAATGTTATGCCTAAGGATCCATTTGCAATTGAATTTGGTCAGTACTTATCAACAACATGTATAGGTGTAAATGGAAATATGGGAGTTGCTATTCAAGATACTAGCTATATTCCAGGCCAACCAGATGTAACTGATACAATTGCAAAAACTCATGCTGGAGATGAAGAAGAATATGTTAGATCAATTATCCAACAATCGAATGTATTCTTAAATTCAATTTCGGATGCTTCAAAAAAAGTTACTGCAAATAAAGTAACTTACCCAACAGGAAGTCAGTTAGGGGCTTCACTAGCAAGCGTTGTTAGGTTAATTGCATCTGGAATGAAAACATCAATGTACATTGTAAATGTTGGTGGGTATGATACTCACTCCGATCAAATTCAAAGACACGAAGTTTTATTAGATGATTTAGCTGGATGTGTATTAGCTTTACAAAGAGATTTAGAAGCTTTTGGATTAGATAAAAAGGTTTGTGCAATGACAATTTCTGAATTTGGCAGAAGACCAGCTTCAAATGGTGGTGGATCTGACCATGGTTCAGCTGCTCCACAATTTGTTTTTGGTACAGGTGTTATTGGAGGTATTATTGGTCGCGAACCTAATTTAACTGATTTAGATGAAAATAAAAATATTAAAATGCAGTATGATTTTCGTCAGATTTATTCAAGTGTTTTAGGGCAATGGTATGGAGCAAGTGAATCTCAGATTCAACCCAAACCATTACCTCGTCATTTTGATCAATTACCAATTTTTGAAAAGACAACAACTGGAGTTTCTGTAAAAGACGCATTAGCTCAAGGAGTCAACCTTGGGCAAAACTTTCCAAATCCTTCTAGCAATGGTACTATAGTTCCATTTGATGGTATTGTCAATGGAATTGATGCTACATTTGTATTGAATACTATGGATGGAAAAGTGGTTTTTGTTTCACAATTACAACCAGGTCAAACTTCTTATAAAATTGATACTAAAGGTTTAGATGCAGGTAATTACATTTATTCTATTAAGTCAGGTAATATCACAAAGAGTAAAGTCATGACTGTTGTAAAGTAA
- a CDS encoding aminoacyl-tRNA hydrolase yields MNVIIGLGNPGDKYIKTRHNIGWLVLDEFARQVGAKEYQAGKGDFYFTNASFSNKKILLVKPTTFMNLSGIAVEQILNLYNISTNNILVIADEIQLSLGRIKLSAFGSSGGHNGIQNIVDYLGTTNFPRLKFGIGNDFTRGELAEYVLSEFPPNSIEIVQEMILKSVEAIKLFLVEGTEQAMITVNQKIKVITDFNLNSSNTD; encoded by the coding sequence ATGAATGTTATTATTGGTCTTGGCAATCCTGGTGATAAGTACATAAAAACAAGGCACAATATTGGTTGGTTAGTGTTGGATGAATTTGCTAGACAAGTTGGAGCTAAAGAGTATCAAGCTGGTAAAGGTGATTTTTACTTTACGAATGCAAGTTTTTCTAACAAAAAAATATTATTGGTTAAGCCAACTACTTTTATGAATCTTAGTGGAATTGCAGTTGAACAAATTCTAAATTTGTACAATATTAGTACTAATAATATTTTAGTAATTGCTGATGAAATTCAATTATCTTTAGGTAGAATAAAATTAAGTGCATTTGGATCTTCTGGTGGTCATAATGGAATACAGAATATTGTGGATTATTTAGGGACAACTAATTTTCCTAGACTTAAATTTGGAATTGGAAACGATTTTACTAGAGGTGAATTAGCAGAATATGTTCTTTCTGAGTTTCCTCCCAATTCAATAGAAATTGTACAAGAAATGATATTAAAATCTGTTGAAGCAATAAAATTATTTTTAGTTGAAGGAACTGAACAAGCAATGATTACTGTAAATCAAAAGATTAAGGTTATTACTGATTTTAATTTGAATAGTTCAAATACTGATTAA
- the hflX gene encoding GTPase HflX: MIHSTEIEVERAVLVGIVVYPNTKEIVEEHLEELALLADTAGALVVDKFMQILPHPDGRYYIGKGKMEEIRDIIERDKITLFIADDELSPVQIRNLETQFKIKVLDRAGLILDIFSSRAKSSEAKTQVELAQLQYLMPRLTRMWTHLSKQFGGIGTKGPGETQIETDRRAIKIRIALLREKLDKIETQRETQRKGRGDKFRVALVGYTNAGKSTLMNELSGAGVYVENQLFATLDATVRSVDLEHGRVMLLSDTVGFIRKLPQHLIASFRSTLSEVKEADLLLHVVDSTQVSALDQIQVVNETLSQIDAQNIPIIMVLNKIDKLVKDDERLFDLRNLDSTSISISAQKGLGIQTLKDRIISAIEDTFVEQLIKLPLENYYVVSGLHDLADILKKKFDNEFAYLKIRYANKVNQRIQSALANAKAIKLEYKDIDFEKE, from the coding sequence ATTATTCATTCAACAGAAATTGAAGTTGAAAGAGCAGTATTAGTTGGTATTGTAGTTTATCCAAATACTAAAGAAATTGTAGAGGAACATTTAGAAGAATTAGCATTATTAGCTGATACGGCTGGAGCTTTAGTTGTGGATAAATTTATGCAGATTTTGCCACATCCAGATGGTAGATACTACATTGGAAAAGGTAAAATGGAAGAGATACGAGATATAATTGAAAGAGATAAAATTACTTTGTTCATTGCTGATGATGAACTTTCACCAGTTCAAATTAGGAACCTTGAAACTCAATTCAAGATTAAAGTTCTTGATAGAGCAGGATTAATATTAGATATTTTTTCTTCTCGTGCAAAATCAAGCGAAGCTAAAACTCAAGTTGAATTGGCTCAATTGCAATATCTGATGCCTCGTTTAACAAGGATGTGGACACATTTATCAAAACAATTTGGAGGGATTGGAACTAAAGGTCCGGGTGAAACCCAAATAGAAACTGACAGAAGGGCAATTAAAATTCGCATTGCATTACTTAGAGAAAAGCTTGATAAAATTGAAACCCAAAGAGAAACACAACGTAAAGGTCGTGGTGATAAGTTTAGAGTTGCACTTGTTGGCTATACTAATGCTGGCAAATCTACATTAATGAATGAATTGTCTGGAGCTGGAGTTTATGTTGAGAATCAACTCTTTGCAACCTTGGATGCAACTGTCCGTTCAGTAGATCTAGAACATGGAAGAGTAATGTTACTTTCAGATACAGTAGGATTTATCAGAAAATTACCACAACATTTAATTGCTAGTTTTAGATCTACTTTATCAGAAGTTAAAGAAGCTGATTTATTGTTACATGTTGTTGATTCAACTCAAGTAAGTGCACTAGATCAAATTCAAGTTGTAAACGAAACTCTTTCCCAAATTGATGCCCAGAACATTCCAATTATAATGGTTCTTAACAAAATTGATAAATTAGTTAAAGATGATGAAAGGTTATTTGACTTAAGGAATTTAGATTCAACATCTATATCAATTTCTGCTCAAAAGGGTTTAGGAATTCAAACACTTAAAGATCGCATTATATCTGCTATAGAAGATACTTTTGTTGAACAGTTGATTAAACTCCCTTTAGAAAATTATTATGTTGTTTCTGGTTTACATGATTTAGCTGATATTTTAAAAAAGAAATTTGATAATGAATTTGCTTATTTAAAAATTAGATATGCTAATAAAGTTAATCAGAGAATTCAATCTGCATTAGCTAATGCAAAAGCGATTAAATTGGAATATAAGGACATAGATTTTGAGAAGGAATAA
- a CDS encoding 50S ribosomal protein L9, which translates to MKVILRQNQENLGTIGETIEVKDGYARNFLIPRDIAYRASPGAIRAIESEKKRYLIKMVKFTDDAKAKAALLENVSVTLGVKVGEDERIFGSITTAMIADELSRQGHTVDRKTIVLSEPIKTLGAHDVQVKLHPEVIATLKVFVVDKKSEAQ; encoded by the coding sequence ATGAAAGTTATATTAAGACAAAATCAAGAAAATCTTGGTACAATAGGAGAAACAATAGAAGTAAAGGACGGATATGCTCGTAATTTTCTAATACCAAGAGACATTGCTTACCGTGCTAGCCCAGGTGCTATTAGAGCTATTGAAAGTGAAAAAAAACGTTACCTTATTAAAATGGTTAAATTCACTGATGATGCTAAAGCTAAAGCAGCTCTTTTAGAGAATGTATCTGTAACTCTTGGGGTTAAAGTAGGTGAAGATGAAAGAATTTTTGGTTCTATTACAACAGCTATGATTGCCGATGAACTTTCTCGTCAAGGTCATACTGTAGATCGTAAAACTATAGTTTTGAGCGAACCAATCAAAACTCTCGGAGCGCATGACGTTCAGGTAAAGTTACATCCTGAAGTTATTGCTACTTTAAAAGTCTTTGTTGTTGATAAAAAATCTGAAGCTCAATAG
- a CDS encoding single-stranded DNA-binding protein yields MAEIKMPELNSVMIAGNLTKDPVVRSTRNGTPVANFSIASNRKFRGSDNKWQEDVCYVGVVAWNKLAESCSSKLHKGSAVVVEGELQSRSWQSEEGSTRSTVEIKARRIQFLNKRVSTDGTTHEDEGVTVFEDSSYEVDSWSASTDDFSTMSEVGDASRDV; encoded by the coding sequence ATGGCAGAAATTAAGATGCCGGAGTTAAACTCCGTAATGATTGCAGGAAATCTAACAAAAGATCCAGTAGTTAGATCAACTAGAAATGGTACACCAGTTGCAAATTTTTCAATTGCTTCAAACAGAAAATTTCGTGGAAGTGACAATAAATGGCAAGAAGATGTTTGTTATGTAGGTGTTGTTGCATGGAATAAACTAGCAGAAAGTTGTTCATCAAAACTTCATAAAGGAAGTGCAGTTGTTGTTGAAGGTGAGCTACAAAGTCGTTCTTGGCAAAGTGAAGAAGGTTCAACCAGATCAACAGTTGAAATCAAAGCAAGAAGAATTCAGTTCTTAAATAAAAGAGTAAGTACAGATGGTACAACTCACGAGGATGAAGGTGTAACAGTTTTTGAAGATAGTTCATATGAAGTTGATTCTTGGAGTGCTTCAACAGATGATTTCTCAACAATGTCTGAAGTTGGAGATGCATCTCGAGATGTTTAG
- a CDS encoding ribose-phosphate pyrophosphokinase → MLKIVSGRSNQIFAEKVASSAGTTLSKVIIRNFSDGEIWVKYDENIRGVDLFIVQSTQPPADNLMEFLMLIDAARRASAKRITAVIPYFGYARQDRKDKPRVAITAKLVANLITQAGADRVITMDLHAPQIQGFFDIPFDHLYSSPVISSHFKNLNLENLTVVSPDVGGLKLARAYAKRLGAGLAFIDKRRPKPNVAEVMHLVGEVEGKDILVIDDMIDTGGTFINAVNAIKERGALKIYGACTHPVLSGNSYELIENSALELLVATDSLPLKKHSDKILIKSVADLFADAILRINGNASVSTLFDD, encoded by the coding sequence ATGCTAAAGATTGTAAGCGGAAGGTCAAATCAGATTTTTGCCGAAAAGGTTGCTTCATCAGCTGGAACAACATTATCAAAAGTAATTATTAGGAATTTTTCAGATGGAGAAATATGGGTAAAATATGATGAGAACATTCGTGGTGTTGATTTATTTATAGTTCAATCCACTCAGCCTCCAGCAGACAACTTAATGGAATTTTTGATGTTAATTGATGCCGCTAGAAGGGCTTCAGCAAAAAGAATTACAGCTGTTATTCCTTATTTTGGTTATGCAAGGCAAGATAGAAAAGATAAACCTCGAGTTGCAATTACTGCTAAATTAGTAGCAAACTTAATCACTCAAGCTGGGGCTGATAGAGTTATCACAATGGATTTACATGCCCCTCAAATACAAGGTTTTTTTGATATTCCATTTGACCATTTATATTCTTCTCCTGTTATTTCAAGTCATTTTAAAAATTTGAACTTGGAGAATTTAACAGTTGTTTCACCAGATGTTGGCGGACTTAAATTAGCAAGAGCATATGCAAAAAGGTTAGGTGCAGGTTTAGCTTTTATTGATAAAAGAAGACCAAAGCCAAATGTAGCTGAAGTTATGCACCTTGTAGGTGAAGTGGAAGGAAAAGATATTTTAGTAATTGATGATATGATTGATACTGGTGGCACTTTTATTAATGCAGTAAACGCAATTAAAGAAAGAGGAGCTTTGAAAATTTATGGAGCATGTACTCACCCAGTATTAAGTGGGAATTCATATGAGCTTATAGAAAACTCAGCTTTAGAACTTTTAGTTGCAACTGATTCTTTACCATTAAAAAAACATTCAGATAAAATTTTAATCAAGTCAGTTGCAGATTTATTTGCAGATGCAATTTTGAGGATAAATGGGAATGCTTCAGTATCAACTTTGTTTGATGATTAA
- a CDS encoding 50S ribosomal protein L25 produces MSEIKLNALKRESGRCAARDMRRIGTIPGIYYHKGEEPISISVKELDLRPLIYTAESHIVKLILDGEEDRTCIMKTYDFHPTTDRIVHFDLQGVSGDETVRVEVPVVLKGQSIGVKEGGKLEFIAHKLQIECLPANMPEHIAVDISTLQVGHSIHVSDLKLENIKITSSSKITIVTVVPPKDESAASTSNQPEVIIKGKAAKAK; encoded by the coding sequence ATGAGCGAAATTAAATTAAATGCTCTCAAAAGAGAGTCAGGAAGATGTGCTGCACGCGATATGCGCAGAATAGGCACTATACCAGGAATTTATTACCATAAAGGTGAAGAACCAATCTCAATTTCTGTAAAAGAATTAGATTTACGTCCATTAATCTATACTGCAGAATCACATATTGTCAAATTAATTCTTGATGGTGAAGAAGATAGAACTTGCATCATGAAAACATACGACTTTCATCCAACAACAGATAGAATAGTTCATTTTGATTTACAGGGAGTTTCAGGTGATGAGACTGTTCGTGTTGAGGTTCCAGTAGTATTAAAAGGACAATCAATAGGAGTAAAAGAGGGGGGTAAACTTGAGTTTATTGCTCATAAATTACAAATCGAGTGTTTACCAGCAAATATGCCAGAACATATTGCAGTTGATATTTCTACTCTTCAAGTTGGACATTCAATTCACGTTAGCGATTTAAAACTTGAAAATATAAAAATAACTTCTTCAAGTAAAATTACAATTGTTACAGTTGTTCCACCAAAGGATGAATCAGCTGCATCAACAAGCAACCAACCTGAGGTTATAATCAAAGGTAAAGCTGCTAAAGCTAAGTAA
- the hemC gene encoding hydroxymethylbilane synthase — translation MKNLTIGSRGSLLAIWQAKHIKQKLEQSNPNLICEIKIINTKGDLVLNKSLGEIGGKGLFTKELENALLENEIDIAVHSLKDLQTEMPEGLILACVPSRGRTEDVLIAKPGITLNNLINGAKIATGSVRRKSQLLAIRPDFNIVDVRGNVPTRIQKYKDNNWDGMILALAGLERLGITENIGEVIPVDVMIPAVAQGALGIQSLENNIEVIDLLKSIEDENTRLCVDCEREFLRTLGGGCHTPVAANAIILNDEIIVNGYSANEDGSNSRKGFLIGNKIQNVNLGKKLALSLS, via the coding sequence TTGAAAAATTTAACAATTGGTTCCAGAGGTAGTCTTTTAGCTATTTGGCAGGCAAAACATATAAAACAAAAATTAGAACAAAGCAACCCAAATCTAATTTGTGAAATTAAAATTATTAACACAAAAGGTGATTTAGTTTTAAATAAATCACTTGGTGAAATTGGTGGTAAAGGCTTATTCACAAAAGAATTGGAAAATGCTTTGTTGGAAAATGAAATAGATATTGCAGTACATTCTTTAAAGGATTTGCAAACAGAAATGCCCGAAGGCTTAATATTAGCTTGTGTGCCATCAAGGGGTAGAACTGAAGATGTATTAATTGCAAAGCCTGGTATAACTCTAAATAATTTAATTAATGGGGCGAAAATTGCAACAGGTTCTGTTAGACGAAAATCACAACTACTTGCTATTCGACCAGATTTTAATATTGTAGATGTAAGAGGAAATGTCCCAACTAGAATACAAAAATATAAGGATAATAATTGGGATGGAATGATACTTGCTTTGGCAGGACTTGAAAGGCTAGGTATTACTGAGAACATAGGGGAAGTAATTCCAGTTGATGTAATGATTCCAGCAGTTGCTCAAGGTGCTTTGGGCATACAATCTTTAGAAAATAATATTGAAGTTATTGATTTGCTCAAGAGTATTGAAGATGAAAATACTAGGCTTTGTGTGGATTGCGAACGTGAGTTTTTAAGAACTCTTGGAGGTGGTTGCCATACTCCTGTTGCAGCAAATGCTATAATTTTAAATGATGAAATAATAGTAAATGGATATTCTGCAAATGAAGATGGATCTAATTCTAGAAAAGGATTCCTAATTGGGAATAAAATTCAAAATGTAAATCTTGGTAAAAAACTTGCATTGAGTTTAAGCTAA
- the rpsF gene encoding 30S ribosomal protein S6, producing the protein MATNNFYEITVILDANFDDKAIQVIIDRTTEFIGKHEGTVKSTDHWGRKKLAYIIDKKTNGYYFQLGVDAPGNFVHLLERHFYIDNDIMRYLIINMDEKELKKRSESIEALNKVAADIERLLNPPPVDTQN; encoded by the coding sequence ATGGCAACAAACAATTTTTATGAAATTACAGTTATTCTTGATGCAAACTTTGATGATAAAGCAATTCAAGTAATAATTGACAGAACAACAGAGTTCATTGGGAAACATGAAGGGACTGTAAAAAGTACCGATCATTGGGGAAGAAAGAAACTTGCATATATAATTGATAAGAAAACAAATGGATATTACTTTCAATTAGGTGTTGATGCACCAGGGAACTTCGTTCATCTATTAGAGCGTCATTTTTATATTGATAATGATATAATGCGTTATTTAATTATTAATATGGATGAAAAGGAATTGAAAAAACGTTCTGAATCGATTGAAGCATTAAATAAAGTTGCTGCAGATATAGAAAGACTTTTAAATCCTCCTCCAGTTGATACTCAGAACTAA
- a CDS encoding O-antigen ligase family protein yields MQKFNTYLKSLKIDFLTIVIALIGTLIALYSAESLQEIALSLKTSIPIEIIFIGIPLGILVVYCIWLNEKIWVYAVILMHCLILVNQKEGIGIQEVMFSVSVLVGLPVWFIKELIIHKRKIAKTGFDVLLLSFFIIMSVTSFITMMLNNGNPLNYIKEWVIILDFLMFFPIRNSLNSKKDIQILLLMLILLALINGITNLVYYRQNILKAAFQWEILAGRKTANEPISIVLLIIGSTIFAHAKAKKMLLISLILSALGLLFLTISFSRGPIVSGLIAVVIMTTRIKFKNSIKTYLAIIVSVLLGAGLMYVLFPNIIKNIGIAVSSRLGSVASVASDVSLGSRVAESTTILKGYIARSPILGVGFGVNYSFYDPLTQETITRSYIHNGYIWSLFKFGIPIAIYFLFLLLYPIFILLYNNDKSDEFKRALSAGVIGYIICALIMNNTSSQFTQYAGALNMMLAWVFTDYVCRNKDNEITTKDNLKELN; encoded by the coding sequence TTGCAAAAATTTAATACATATTTAAAATCATTAAAAATTGATTTTCTAACAATTGTAATTGCACTTATTGGAACTTTAATTGCTCTATACTCAGCAGAATCACTTCAAGAAATTGCTTTATCTTTAAAAACAAGTATTCCAATTGAAATTATTTTTATAGGTATTCCATTAGGGATTTTAGTAGTTTATTGCATTTGGTTAAATGAAAAAATTTGGGTTTATGCAGTAATATTAATGCACTGTTTAATTCTTGTAAATCAGAAAGAGGGAATAGGTATTCAAGAGGTAATGTTTTCAGTTTCAGTTTTAGTTGGGCTTCCAGTTTGGTTTATTAAAGAATTGATAATTCATAAAAGAAAAATTGCTAAAACTGGATTTGATGTGTTGTTATTATCTTTCTTTATAATTATGAGTGTTACATCATTTATTACAATGATGTTAAATAATGGTAACCCTTTAAATTATATAAAAGAATGGGTTATCATATTAGATTTTTTAATGTTTTTTCCTATTAGGAATTCTTTAAATTCAAAGAAAGATATACAAATATTACTATTAATGTTAATTCTCTTAGCATTAATAAATGGCATTACAAATTTAGTATATTATCGTCAAAATATATTAAAAGCTGCTTTTCAATGGGAAATTTTGGCAGGTCGTAAAACAGCAAATGAGCCAATTTCAATCGTACTTTTAATTATTGGTTCAACAATCTTTGCACATGCTAAAGCAAAAAAAATGCTTTTAATATCATTGATTCTTTCAGCATTGGGTTTGTTGTTTTTAACCATTTCATTTTCAAGGGGACCAATTGTAAGTGGATTAATAGCAGTTGTTATTATGACCACTAGGATTAAATTTAAAAATTCAATAAAAACTTATTTAGCAATAATTGTATCAGTACTTTTAGGGGCTGGATTAATGTATGTTCTATTTCCTAATATTATTAAGAACATTGGTATAGCAGTTTCATCAAGGCTTGGTAGCGTTGCTTCTGTTGCAAGTGATGTATCATTAGGGTCAAGGGTAGCTGAATCAACTACAATTCTTAAAGGATACATTGCAAGATCACCAATTTTAGGTGTAGGTTTTGGTGTTAATTATAGTTTTTATGACCCATTAACTCAAGAAACTATTACAAGGTCTTATATACATAATGGTTATATATGGTCGTTGTTTAAATTTGGAATCCCAATTGCAATTTACTTTCTATTTCTACTTTTATATCCAATTTTTATTCTTTTATATAATAATGATAAAAGTGATGAGTTTAAAAGAGCACTTTCAGCTGGTGTAATTGGTTATATTATTTGTGCATTAATTATGAATAATACATCAAGTCAATTTACTCAATATGCTGGTGCGTTAAATATGATGCTTGCATGGGTTTTTACAGATTACGTATGTAGAAATAAAGATAATGAAATTACAACAAAAGATAATTTGAAAGAATTAAATTAA
- a CDS encoding DUF1800 domain-containing protein, protein MNRRELLTFPTRIILKSNLVQFNKSQNHSSETRTLSVGMESYTGEWTYKQAAHLLRRCMYGVKDSEIRKAVSDGLDKTVKTLFASWTPPLDELSTWINQEPQVKPEGSPPTQQQLQDFNILYTAHKIQYQRWLLKTMVNQPVTLQEKMVQFWSNHFVTDSDTVRYAEFMNYLSQMFRTKGYGNFKQMVRDVTTDVSMLIYLDGVKNVYNAKKPGINENYAREVQELFTMGVYDWNGKENYTQKDISEMARAISGWNLTLSPKGGTDFRTNLYRTLTSTFFPATWDPGDKTIYGKTGKWKVDDVVDLMFSERGDSISKFICEKIYKAFVYNVPDRGAIGDMAKTFVDANWDVKTVLNLLLRSAHFYDESNLGAIDKSPFDYMIGLVRSLSLNGIPDFTLSDTSRLSSNLNTRLTTIGQEIANPPNVKGWEGGRLWISVSTLPTRHKFLLDVMDGKITSKINNKQTQIYTFDPISFAKGFPDYDDIHKLADNMNQFFLSTKPSSKEATLLFNTLLDGGVDYEWKIDDPAQKAGERIKKYIKAVAVLAKMQLT, encoded by the coding sequence ATGAATCGAAGAGAATTGTTAACATTTCCTACCAGAATAATTTTAAAAAGTAATCTGGTACAATTTAATAAAAGTCAGAATCATAGTTCTGAAACAAGAACTTTATCGGTCGGGATGGAATCATACACTGGCGAATGGACGTATAAGCAAGCCGCACACTTGTTAAGAAGGTGTATGTATGGTGTAAAAGATTCTGAGATTAGAAAAGCAGTTTCTGATGGACTTGATAAAACTGTTAAAACATTATTTGCGTCTTGGACTCCACCACTTGATGAGTTAAGCACTTGGATAAATCAAGAACCGCAAGTTAAACCTGAAGGAAGCCCACCTACCCAACAACAACTACAGGATTTCAATATTCTATATACTGCACATAAAATTCAATATCAAAGATGGTTATTAAAAACCATGGTTAACCAACCTGTAACATTACAAGAAAAAATGGTTCAGTTTTGGAGTAACCACTTTGTAACAGATTCAGATACTGTTAGATATGCAGAGTTTATGAATTATTTATCACAAATGTTTAGAACTAAAGGTTATGGTAATTTTAAACAAATGGTTAGAGATGTAACAACTGATGTTTCAATGCTAATTTATTTAGATGGGGTTAAAAATGTATATAACGCTAAAAAGCCTGGAATAAATGAGAACTACGCACGTGAAGTTCAAGAACTTTTCACTATGGGAGTTTATGATTGGAATGGTAAAGAAAATTACACACAGAAAGATATTTCTGAAATGGCAAGAGCTATTAGTGGTTGGAATTTAACTCTAAGTCCGAAGGGAGGAACTGATTTCAGAACAAATCTTTATAGAACATTGACCTCTACTTTTTTCCCTGCTACATGGGATCCAGGTGATAAAACTATTTATGGCAAAACTGGTAAATGGAAAGTTGATGATGTTGTAGATTTAATGTTCAGTGAAAGAGGAGATTCTATTTCTAAATTTATTTGTGAAAAGATTTATAAGGCATTTGTTTATAATGTACCAGATAGAGGTGCCATAGGTGATATGGCAAAAACTTTTGTTGATGCAAATTGGGATGTAAAAACTGTTTTAAATTTGTTGTTAAGAAGTGCTCATTTTTATGATGAGTCAAATTTAGGGGCAATAGATAAAAGTCCTTTTGATTATATGATAGGCTTAGTAAGGTCATTATCTTTAAATGGAATTCCAGATTTTACTTTATCTGATACAAGTAGGTTATCATCAAATTTAAATACTAGATTAACAACTATTGGTCAAGAAATTGCAAATCCACCAAATGTTAAAGGATGGGAAGGAGGAAGACTTTGGATTAGCGTATCTACATTACCAACAAGGCATAAATTTTTGTTAGATGTTATGGATGGTAAAATAACTAGTAAAATAAATAATAAACAGACACAGATTTATACATTTGATCCAATTTCATTTGCAAAAGGATTTCCAGATTACGATGATATTCACAAATTAGCTGATAACATGAATCAATTTTTCTTGAGCACTAAGCCAAGTTCTAAAGAAGCTACTTTATTATTTAATACTTTATTAGATGGAGGAGTAGATTACGAATGGAAAATTGATGATCCAGCACAAAAAGCAGGAGAAAGAATTAAAAAATATATTAAAGCAGTTGCAGTATTAGCTAAAATGCAGCTAACTTAA